A single genomic interval of Granulicella tundricola MP5ACTX9 harbors:
- a CDS encoding PadR family transcriptional regulator, producing the protein MATPRLSHTAALILKALSLGYCFGFDVMEITGLPSGTVYPALRRLERDELVESKWEPEAEATAQQRPARRYYEVTRQGREAAVAVTARYPLLAQLVTEKPS; encoded by the coding sequence ATGGCAACCCCCCGCCTCTCCCACACCGCCGCCCTCATCCTCAAGGCACTCAGCCTTGGCTACTGCTTCGGCTTTGACGTCATGGAGATCACCGGCCTCCCCAGCGGAACGGTCTATCCCGCCCTCCGCCGCCTGGAGCGAGACGAGCTCGTCGAGTCAAAATGGGAGCCGGAAGCAGAAGCCACCGCGCAGCAGCGCCCCGCGCGCCGTTACTATGAGGTCACCCGGCAGGGCAGGGAAGCAGCCGTCGCCGTCACCGCACGCTATCCCCTCCTCGCGCAGCTCGTCACGGAGAAGCCCTCATGA
- a CDS encoding ABC transporter ATP-binding protein, which yields MLELRNVSKTYRSIPAVEDVSFLLKEGEVLGYLGPNGSGKSTTVKMVIGMIRPTKGEVLFDGREIHHDLAQYRSQLGYVPEEAQVYTHLSGLEYLQLIGRLRGMREGPLEDKARTLLQLLSLEAAQYSPMSGYSKGMKQRVLIAAALLHDPRLLVFDEPLSGLDAVTSRLFKDLLVVLAEEGKAILYISHVMEVVERVCDRVIVLAKGKVVADAAPRELTQLMELPTLESVFAQLVKQTDTMTVARDVVDTMKVLHD from the coding sequence ATGCTTGAACTCAGGAATGTGTCGAAGACCTACCGCAGTATTCCGGCGGTGGAGGATGTGAGCTTTCTGCTGAAGGAGGGCGAGGTGCTGGGGTATCTGGGGCCGAATGGGTCGGGCAAATCGACGACGGTGAAGATGGTGATCGGGATGATCCGGCCGACGAAGGGTGAGGTGCTGTTCGACGGACGGGAGATTCATCATGACCTGGCGCAGTACCGGTCACAGCTGGGGTATGTGCCGGAGGAGGCGCAGGTTTATACGCATCTTTCCGGGTTGGAGTATCTGCAGTTGATCGGGCGACTCAGGGGGATGCGGGAGGGGCCGCTCGAGGACAAGGCGAGGACGCTGCTGCAGCTGCTGTCGCTGGAGGCGGCGCAGTACTCGCCGATGTCTGGCTACTCGAAGGGGATGAAGCAGCGGGTGCTGATCGCGGCGGCGCTGCTGCATGATCCGAGGCTGCTGGTGTTCGACGAGCCGCTGTCCGGGCTGGATGCGGTGACTTCGCGGCTGTTCAAGGATCTGCTGGTGGTGCTGGCGGAGGAGGGGAAGGCAATTCTGTACATCTCGCATGTGATGGAGGTGGTGGAGCGGGTGTGCGACCGGGTGATCGTGCTGGCGAAGGGCAAGGTGGTGGCGGATGCCGCGCCGCGGGAGCTGACGCAGTTGATGGAGCTGCCGACGCTCGAGAGCGTGTTTGCGCAACTGGTGAAGCAGACGGACACTATGACGGTCGCACGGGACGTGGTGGACACGATGAAGGTGCTGCATGACTAA